From Pedobacter aquae:
AATATACAGAAAAAAGTTGCACATGATATAAGAGGACCAATTGGAGGTATCATTGGTTTAGCACAAATTATAAGTGAGCAAGGCGATCAAAATAAACTTGATGAGGTTTTAGAATTTGTACAATTAATTCAAAAAAGCGGAACTTCTTTGTTAGAATTGGCAGATGAAATTCTAACAGCCAATACGCCTAAACAACTTGGTAATGATGAGTTTAATCTAATCACTCTAAAAGAAAAATTAGAGCAGCTATATAAACCACAAGCTATTTATAAAAACATCAGCTTCGTAGTTAATATTAATAAAAAAGCAGAAGATATACCTTTCCCTAAAGACAAAGTCCTGCAGATTATTGGCAATCTGGTCTCTAATGCTATGAAATTTACTGCAGAAAATGGTGCTGTTTCTATTGATTTAGATATGATAGATGGTTTATCAGGAAATTCCTTACAAATCATTGTAAAAGATAATGGTATAGGAATTCACCAAGATAGGATAAATGCTATTTTAAATGGTAATATAAGCTCTACCAATGGAACCAAAGGAGAAGAAGGCTACGGATTTGGTTTAGCACTAGTAAAACATTTAATAGATGGTTTAAAAGGCACTCTTGCCATATCTTCCAAAGAAGGCGAGGGAACAACCTTCTTAATCATTCTTCCACAACCAACAAGAAGCAATTAAGCTTCTTGTTGGTTAGTAAAACCTTGGTAGAGTAAAATTATACTTCACAGAAATTATCCTGATAACAAAAACTACAATTACGGATATAATTTCTACCAAAGCGATATTCATCCCTAAATAAGACAATAAGAAAAAACACAAGCCTCCAACTATACAAGCTGTAGCATAAATCTCTTTTCTAAAAATTAGGGGGATGTTATTTAATAATATATCTCTAGTAATACCACCGAAACAACCTGTAATAGTCCCTAAAGCAATACAAATACCCGGACTTAAATCAAAACTTAGA
This genomic window contains:
- a CDS encoding GAF domain-containing sensor histidine kinase; protein product: MMDKNPIPDNELQRILNLADFDLDYYSLEDNFKDLTRLAAKALGAPISLVNLIDSYTQWTIAGHGFDMSQMPRENSVCQYTIMQNDAFEVNNLIEDDRFKDKEYAGISGERLKYYLGVPLTTTDGLNIGALCILDTQTKDIDPEKAELLKIIAKEIISRLTALKVIKGLKYKLDEANNIQKKVAHDIRGPIGGIIGLAQIISEQGDQNKLDEVLEFVQLIQKSGTSLLELADEILTANTPKQLGNDEFNLITLKEKLEQLYKPQAIYKNISFVVNINKKAEDIPFPKDKVLQIIGNLVSNAMKFTAENGAVSIDLDMIDGLSGNSLQIIVKDNGIGIHQDRINAILNGNISSTNGTKGEEGYGFGLALVKHLIDGLKGTLAISSKEGEGTTFLIILPQPTRSN